The window TAATTCCTCAGATTAGAAATATTGATGGCACTACACAAAAAGGTTTCAAAATTTTCTTAGGTGGTGGATTAGGTAACAAATCATATGTAGGACATCAACTTGAAGACTTTACTCCTGAAGAAGATTTACTTTATACCTCTATTGCGGTAATGCGAATTTTTGATAGATTAGGTGACAGAAAAAATCTTGCAAGAAATAGAATGCGTTATCTTGTTAATGATATGGGCTGGGAAAAATTTCAAAACCTTGTTTTCAAAGAACGAGCTATTGTTAGAGCTACTCAATCCGTAATTACTCAATTGGATGTTGATCATACTACAAACGAAGTTAAACGACCAATACGAATTTCTGATGAAAGTGGTTCTGATACAATTCCTGATGGCTATGCTAGATGGCTAAAAACAAATACTGTTAAACAAACACAACCTGATTATCGCTCTGTATTCATTACGTTGGAAGCTGGTGATATTACGTCCAGTCAACTAAATTCATTAGCTGATGTGATTCGCAATTTTTCTTCAGAAGGCAAAGCCAGATCTGGTTTTAATCAAAATGTTGCTTTACGTTACGTTCATGAAGATGATCTTCCACGCCTATATTCAAAACTGTTAGAAGTGGGATTAGCAAAATCTGGTGCTTTAACTATGACTGCTCCAATTGGTTGTTCTGGAACAACTTCATGTAATCTTGCATTGACTAATTCTCACAGACTTGCAAAAGAAATCCAAAGAAAATTCCTTGAACTAAAACTTGATGAAGATGATGATCTTAGTGATGCTTCAATCAAAATTAGTGGATGTCCTAATTCATGTGGACAACATGGTATTGCAACATTAGGTTTCTTTGGTGGTGGAGGTCGTGTTGGAAAAGACATGTATGCTAATTATCAAATGTCTATTGGTGGTCGTTCTGATGGTGATACCATGTTGGGACAAACCTTACTTCGAGTTCCTGCAAAAAGAGTTATTCCTGTTATCTTAAAGATAATTGATATTTTCAAGGAAAATAAAAAACCTGATGATACTTTGAAAACATGGATTCATAGAGTTGTTAATGGTAATGAGGACTCTAATATCAAATCCATTGGAGATATTAAAAAAATTATTGAGCCTTTGACAATTCCTCCTACTATTGAAGAAGATCCTGACTTTTACTTGGATTATGGAAGTGATACAAGCTATCATACAAAAACTGGAAAGGGTGAATGTGCTGCTTGACCGGCACCGATAAAATAACAACTGATGTAGATTCTTTACGTTCAGAAATTAGAGACAAAAGCATTAGAGTCATTGATGTTAGAAGGGAGGGAGATTACAAACAAGATCATATTCCTTCTGCTGTAAATTTACCCCTTGCAAATTTACTATCTGATGATAGTCCTGAAAGAGTAGTCAAACTTGTAAATTCAATGGGTATTGACGATGAAACTCCTGTGGTTGTATATGATGATACTTTTGGTGCATTAGCATCTCGAGTTGCATGGACGTTGGAATATCTTGGTCATTCAAATGTTACTTTACTTGAAACAACTTATAGTAATTGGAAATCTCTTGGACTGGAAAATGATTCAAATGTTCCTGAAATTCAGGCCAAGGAACATTCTGTGAATTTGCAATCTGATATATTAGCAACATCTGATTACTTAGAATCTGCAAAATCTAGAGATGATGTAATTTTGATTGACAATAGGGAACGACTTAATTTTCTTGAACAGCATATTCCAGGAGCTATCAGCCTTCCTTACCGTACTCTGGCATCAAATGATAAAATTTTACGCTCAAAAGAAGATATGAAAAGATTATTGGAAAATCGAGGCATTACTGGTAATTCTGAAATTATTACTTACTGTGGTAGTGTGGGTACTCTTTCTGGTCTGGCATACTATGCATTGAAATCTGCTGGGTTGCCCAACGCAAAGCTATACGTTCGTTCTTTTAAAGAATGGAAAAACCTTCAGAAACCTACTGAAAAACAAGAAGATGCTAGTTATTGGGATTTATCTGCCGAATAATTAGGAAATTTCACTTCTGAGCTTTTTTGTGACTGTTCCTTCTATGTTGTCAAACAAAATGATCATTTTTTCTTTGTTGTCTATTAGATAATCTACTCCTCTATCTTTTAATCTGATTTTCCATAATCTGATTTCTCTATGTTCATCAAAGAAATTTTCTATCATTTGTTCACCTGATTTTTTTGGGTCAATGAATTCTTCAAAAATTTCAATCGTTTTATCAACATCTTCCTCATCAATTGCTTCTTTAACTGATTGTATTGCTTGACTTAACTGTTTTAAATTCTTCACTGGTTTTGGCAATGTTTTTTTGGTAATTCCAAACAATCCTTTCTTTTCTTTACCAATCTTTTCTGCAATGTTGTCTGCAAGATCATAAACTGGGATTTTACTTAAGCCATCTCGTTTTTCATTTTGAACAATTAGTCCTTTCTCTAACAATTTCTTTAATGCTGTTTCTGCATCAACTTTGTCTAGAAATGTTGTCCAAACAATAGCACCTAATGTATGGTATCCTTGCCTAATTGATTCCAACACTACTACTTCTTCAATTCTTTTGAACCCTTCTTCAATTCTTACATTCATGAAATCTTTATCTCTAATTGACTTTCTTGCATTTTTGACATCAATTTCGATTGAACGTTTTAGTGATTCTAGTGCTTCGGGAACTTGATTTAACAATGATAAGAAACAAGCTTGATTGTACCATGCCATTCCATATGTTGGATCTGATTCTATTGCTTTCTGTGATGCATCAAGTGCTTTTGCATAATTTTTTTGTTCATAATGCACCAATCCCTTAAGATTCCAAGCTTCTGGGTTTGTTACATCTATA is drawn from Nitrosopumilus sp. and contains these coding sequences:
- a CDS encoding rhodanese-like domain-containing protein; translated protein: MTGTDKITTDVDSLRSEIRDKSIRVIDVRREGDYKQDHIPSAVNLPLANLLSDDSPERVVKLVNSMGIDDETPVVVYDDTFGALASRVAWTLEYLGHSNVTLLETTYSNWKSLGLENDSNVPEIQAKEHSVNLQSDILATSDYLESAKSRDDVILIDNRERLNFLEQHIPGAISLPYRTLASNDKILRSKEDMKRLLENRGITGNSEIITYCGSVGTLSGLAYYALKSAGLPNAKLYVRSFKEWKNLQKPTEKQEDASYWDLSAE
- a CDS encoding nitrite/sulfite reductase translates to MYLSNLKQSISDPVKSKINWARIEEADNFAKTVKLFRQGKYDEDSFRRFRLQHGAYGTRMTGDYAMVRIKLPAGEIYPNQIEKISQLSEQYSIGSAHFSTRENLQLHWVILEDVSEIFRGLAEVGLTSREACGNSVRNVMCSPLSGVCPDEKFDSTPYALATARFFLRNPMAQNLPRKFKFNFTCCEKHGMVRIVDVGLIPQIRNIDGTTQKGFKIFLGGGLGNKSYVGHQLEDFTPEEDLLYTSIAVMRIFDRLGDRKNLARNRMRYLVNDMGWEKFQNLVFKERAIVRATQSVITQLDVDHTTNEVKRPIRISDESGSDTIPDGYARWLKTNTVKQTQPDYRSVFITLEAGDITSSQLNSLADVIRNFSSEGKARSGFNQNVALRYVHEDDLPRLYSKLLEVGLAKSGALTMTAPIGCSGTTSCNLALTNSHRLAKEIQRKFLELKLDEDDDLSDASIKISGCPNSCGQHGIATLGFFGGGGRVGKDMYANYQMSIGGRSDGDTMLGQTLLRVPAKRVIPVILKIIDIFKENKKPDDTLKTWIHRVVNGNEDSNIKSIGDIKKIIEPLTIPPTIEEDPDFYLDYGSDTSYHTKTGKGECAA
- a CDS encoding tetratricopeptide repeat protein; its protein translation is MKKPFGRKSKENKKTAEESKSTETIPQERSLVDIDYNRKKLFKKGVNLMADEKLEDAIEIFEQALRIDPDNVETLMKLGYARFHLDEYPEALKVYDKILDIDVTNPEAWNLKGLVHYEQKNYAKALDASQKAIESDPTYGMAWYNQACFLSLLNQVPEALESLKRSIEIDVKNARKSIRDKDFMNVRIEEGFKRIEEVVVLESIRQGYHTLGAIVWTTFLDKVDAETALKKLLEKGLIVQNEKRDGLSKIPVYDLADNIAEKIGKEKKGLFGITKKTLPKPVKNLKQLSQAIQSVKEAIDEEDVDKTIEIFEEFIDPKKSGEQMIENFFDEHREIRLWKIRLKDRGVDYLIDNKEKMIILFDNIEGTVTKKLRSEIS